The Parcubacteria group bacterium genome has a window encoding:
- a CDS encoding ABC transporter permease, whose protein sequence is MHELIVSIKLALGNIRSNVGRTVLSLLGIVIGVVSVILVLALGAGVKGYVVGQIESFGSNIIQIEPKVPKVSKTSSENVSGQFGKQLTTLKLDDAKAVAKLSNIGLWYGGVMSQQVTSFENKNKQANIMGMTAGIFEADEKTEIISGEPFTEEDDLGLKQVAVLGSGIKKDLFGDGDAVGRSIKIKGQRFQVKGILKERGSSGFFDYDNTIYLPIRTLQKKLLGTDHIQFAVFKINDMSKPEFTILQATDVMKSQHNIKKSEDEDFAVNSIAEIKDILDKVFNVVDYLLLALTSISLVVGGVGIMNVMYVAVVERTAEIGLRKSIGAKKSDILKQFLFEAIFLTVLGGILGVAVGFFLAGVFEHLASNLGYDLKFPVTLKAIAIGFGFSAITGLIFGIYPAKKASNLSPMEALRKE, encoded by the coding sequence ATGCATGAATTAATCGTTTCAATCAAATTAGCCCTGGGAAACATTCGTTCCAACGTCGGGAGGACTGTTTTGTCGCTTCTGGGAATCGTAATCGGAGTTGTTTCAGTCATCTTAGTCTTGGCTCTGGGAGCAGGAGTAAAGGGATATGTGGTGGGTCAAATCGAATCTTTTGGGAGCAACATAATTCAAATTGAGCCAAAAGTTCCCAAGGTAAGCAAAACTTCTTCAGAAAATGTTTCCGGCCAGTTTGGAAAACAGCTGACTACTTTAAAGTTGGATGATGCTAAAGCAGTGGCAAAGCTTTCCAATATCGGTCTTTGGTATGGGGGAGTAATGAGCCAGCAGGTGACAAGCTTTGAGAATAAAAACAAGCAAGCAAATATAATGGGAATGACAGCCGGTATTTTTGAAGCAGATGAAAAAACCGAAATAATTTCAGGGGAACCCTTTACTGAAGAAGATGATCTGGGACTTAAACAAGTGGCAGTTTTGGGAAGCGGAATTAAGAAGGATTTATTCGGGGATGGCGATGCGGTTGGCCGGAGCATTAAGATTAAGGGGCAAAGATTTCAAGTAAAAGGCATTCTGAAGGAAAGGGGATCGAGCGGATTTTTTGATTATGACAATACTATTTATCTTCCGATTAGAACCCTTCAAAAAAAACTTTTGGGAACTGACCATATTCAATTTGCAGTTTTTAAGATAAATGATATGAGCAAGCCGGAATTTACTATTTTGCAAGCTACCGACGTGATGAAGAGCCAGCATAATATTAAAAAATCGGAAGATGAAGATTTCGCGGTTAATTCAATTGCTGAAATCAAGGATATTTTGGACAAGGTTTTCAATGTAGTTGATTATTTGCTTCTGGCGCTTACTTCTATCTCTTTGGTGGTTGGAGGAGTGGGGATTATGAATGTGATGTATGTGGCGGTGGTAGAAAGGACGGCTGAAATAGGACTTCGAAAATCAATTGGCGCCAAAAAATCGGATATTTTGAAACAGTTTCTTTTTGAGGCTATATTTTTGACGGTTTTAGGCGGAATTTTAGGTGTGGCAGTCGGTTTTTTTCTTGCTGGGGTTTTCGAACATCTGGCTTCTAATCTCGGATATGATTTGAAATTTCCAGTAACGCTGAAGGCAATAGCTATCGGATTTGGTTTTTCGGCTATAACCGGTCTCATCTTTGGAATTTATCCTGCCAAAAAAGCATCAAATTTAAGCCCGATGGAAGCGCTTAGAAAGGAATAA
- a CDS encoding DsbA family protein, whose product MEEEKKSSDVIEENELPTKKEHFGNKDKKVKNLISLVILLGGLFIGSIFVDVIQLFRGGGFSPKKLAQTDIFNFGGRTWVAYSDPIVKVQVISDDTCEACNPDELVLGIHRMVPTVLAEKIDQNSKAGENAIKKFGIKTIPAFVFSQDIEKTDFFKQAATVFNKVDNFYVLKTADLGIQPGKYIEAMQIKEDDIQIGNKDSNVKLFVFSDFQCPYCKAFHETTFKKVIAGYADKISLVYKNFPLDMHPQAENAALASECANEQGKFSAYADKLFANQSVWGKTTGMQSFKNYAQQLGLKTAQFNECLDGKKYSDKISSNKSEADSFGISGTPSIFINDQAISGGATFDDIKKIIDEELAK is encoded by the coding sequence ATGGAAGAAGAAAAGAAATCCTCCGATGTTATCGAGGAAAATGAGTTGCCAACAAAAAAAGAACATTTCGGGAATAAAGACAAAAAGGTAAAAAATTTAATTTCCCTGGTAATTTTACTGGGAGGATTGTTTATTGGAAGCATCTTTGTTGATGTGATTCAGTTGTTTAGGGGAGGAGGATTTTCTCCTAAGAAACTAGCTCAAACTGATATTTTTAACTTCGGAGGAAGAACCTGGGTAGCCTACAGCGATCCCATTGTTAAAGTTCAAGTTATTTCCGATGATACTTGCGAAGCATGCAATCCTGATGAATTGGTGCTTGGAATTCACAGGATGGTTCCAACTGTGCTCGCAGAAAAAATTGATCAGAATTCTAAAGCAGGAGAGAATGCAATTAAGAAATTCGGCATAAAAACTATTCCTGCTTTTGTTTTTTCTCAAGACATCGAAAAAACCGATTTTTTTAAACAGGCAGCCACTGTCTTTAACAAGGTTGATAATTTCTATGTTTTGAAAACAGCCGATTTGGGAATCCAGCCTGGCAAGTATATTGAAGCAATGCAAATCAAAGAAGATGATATTCAGATAGGAAACAAAGACTCCAATGTTAAACTTTTTGTCTTTTCGGATTTTCAATGTCCATATTGCAAGGCGTTTCATGAAACCACGTTTAAAAAAGTTATTGCCGGTTATGCGGACAAGATATCGCTAGTGTATAAAAATTTTCCTCTCGATATGCATCCGCAAGCAGAAAATGCAGCCCTGGCTTCAGAGTGCGCCAATGAGCAAGGAAAATTTTCGGCTTATGCGGACAAGCTTTTTGCTAATCAGAGCGTTTGGGGAAAAACAACAGGAATGCAAAGTTTCAAAAATTATGCCCAGCAGTTGGGACTCAAAACAGCGCAGTTTAATGAATGTCTGGATGGCAAGAAATACTCCGACAAAATTAGCAGCAATAAAAGCGAGGCTGATTCTTTCGGAATTTCGGGGACTCCTTCAATATTCATAAACGATCAAGCGATTAGCGGAGGAGCAACCTTTGACGACATTAAGAAGATTATCGATGAGGAGCTAGCGAAATAA
- a CDS encoding 2-oxoacid:acceptor oxidoreductase family protein has protein sequence MKFNEDIINIVFLARGGQGAKTATEIIAQSGVLEGKFVKAFPDFGPERSGAPIKTYLRISEKEIRTAEPINSPDVLVILDETILEKKGVLKNINLGEDGIILVNSKKSPKDVSSDLIDLKGKIYTIDASGLAMKVIGSPNPNVAIIGRLIKITELVKLSNVIVIFESIFNDKIGKELVKKNILAMEKAYDSM, from the coding sequence ATGAAATTCAATGAAGATATTATAAATATAGTGTTTCTTGCCCGTGGCGGACAAGGAGCAAAAACGGCGACGGAAATTATAGCTCAATCTGGAGTTTTGGAGGGTAAGTTTGTTAAAGCTTTTCCCGATTTTGGTCCGGAAAGGAGCGGAGCACCCATCAAAACATATCTTCGGATTTCTGAAAAAGAAATAAGAACTGCGGAACCGATTAACAGTCCCGACGTGCTTGTTATTTTGGATGAAACTATTTTGGAAAAAAAGGGGGTATTGAAAAATATCAATCTCGGCGAAGATGGTATTATTCTGGTTAATTCGAAAAAATCACCAAAAGATGTTAGCTCGGATTTGATAGATCTTAAAGGGAAAATATACACCATTGATGCTTCCGGACTGGCGATGAAAGTAATTGGCAGTCCGAATCCCAACGTGGCCATAATTGGCCGGCTTATTAAAATCACTGAATTGGTAAAGCTTTCAAATGTTATCGTTATTTTTGAAAGTATTTTTAATGATAAAATTGGAAAAGAGTTGGTAAAGAAAAATATTTTAGCGATGGAAAAAGCTTATGACTCAATGTAA
- a CDS encoding 4Fe-4S binding protein → MTQCNSSTIKNDLNKAPKTGDWKSVAPEVDSQKCIGCGTCVLFCPEACIKLRSNIHPGKNKKSKGVASINQEWCKGCGVCTIECPVKAIIMKKVE, encoded by the coding sequence ATGACTCAATGTAACAGTTCAACTATAAAAAATGATCTGAATAAAGCTCCGAAGACAGGAGATTGGAAATCTGTTGCTCCGGAAGTGGATTCTCAAAAATGCATTGGATGCGGAACCTGCGTTTTGTTTTGTCCTGAAGCCTGCATCAAACTTCGTTCCAATATCCATCCCGGAAAAAACAAGAAATCCAAAGGAGTTGCTTCGATTAATCAGGAATGGTGCAAAGGTTGCGGAGTTTGCACAATTGAATGTCCAGTAAAAGCAATAATTATGAAAAAAGTTGAATAA
- the porA gene encoding pyruvate ferredoxin oxidoreductase: protein MMNKNHKTKAMTGGTIAAEFLRQIDPDVMAVYPITPQTPIIETFAKMKADGKVSTEIVQVESEHSAISAVIGASAAGARAVTATSSQGLSYMNEMLYIASGMRLPIFMYMSARALSAPLNIHGDHSDAMGVRDAGWIQIFSENAQEAYDNGIIAMKLAEKVKLPAMVIMDGFHTSHTVERVNIFEDKDVKKFVGEYNPEKSLLNFDDPVSFGFLALQNSYFDFKIEQEEAFKETLIAYKKVCGEFKESFGKSYDYFEKYKMEDAEYAIVIAGSTAGTAKEAVDKMRNKGKKVGLLKIKLFRPFPYDNISNALRKLKGIAVFDKAMSFGAYPPIYSDIVSSLFSAQISVPVQSYVYGLGGRDVFQKDIEKVFEDLLKWKFSKEVRYIE from the coding sequence ATGATGAATAAGAATCATAAAACTAAAGCGATGACTGGCGGGACTATTGCCGCAGAGTTTTTGCGGCAGATCGATCCTGATGTTATGGCGGTTTATCCAATTACTCCTCAAACTCCGATTATTGAAACATTTGCCAAAATGAAAGCGGACGGAAAAGTTTCAACGGAAATTGTTCAAGTGGAATCGGAACATAGCGCAATTAGCGCCGTGATTGGAGCTAGCGCGGCAGGAGCCAGAGCGGTAACGGCGACCAGCTCTCAAGGGCTTTCCTATATGAATGAAATGCTCTACATTGCCAGTGGAATGCGGCTGCCGATATTTATGTATATGAGTGCCAGAGCGCTTTCAGCGCCGCTCAATATCCACGGAGATCATAGTGATGCAATGGGGGTGCGCGATGCCGGCTGGATTCAAATTTTTTCCGAAAATGCACAGGAAGCCTATGATAATGGTATTATCGCGATGAAACTGGCGGAAAAAGTGAAACTCCCGGCGATGGTAATTATGGATGGATTTCATACTTCGCACACAGTTGAAAGGGTAAATATTTTTGAAGATAAGGATGTCAAAAAATTCGTTGGAGAATACAATCCGGAAAAATCACTTTTGAATTTTGACGATCCAGTGAGTTTCGGATTCTTGGCGCTTCAAAATTCCTATTTTGATTTTAAAATTGAGCAAGAGGAAGCTTTTAAAGAAACACTGATTGCGTATAAAAAAGTTTGCGGAGAATTTAAAGAATCTTTCGGAAAATCATATGATTATTTTGAAAAATACAAGATGGAGGATGCCGAGTATGCGATTGTGATTGCCGGTTCGACAGCAGGTACCGCCAAAGAAGCGGTTGACAAAATGAGAAACAAAGGAAAAAAGGTCGGGCTTCTTAAAATAAAATTATTCCGTCCTTTCCCATATGACAATATCTCAAACGCCCTTCGAAAACTCAAAGGAATTGCTGTATTCGACAAGGCGATGTCTTTCGGCGCCTATCCGCCGATTTATTCCGACATTGTAAGTTCCTTGTTTTCCGCTCAAATCAGCGTTCCGGTACAAAGTTATGTTTACGGACTTGGAGGAAGAGATGTTTTTCAAAAAGATATTGAAAAAGTTTTCGAAGATCTTCTAAAGTGGAAATTTTCAAAGGAGGTTAGATATATAGAATAA
- a CDS encoding CDP-archaeol synthase has protein sequence MAYLNIFYLLFPVFAANMAPQIASRLGILKSFDRPVDFGKSVFGKRIFGENKTLRGFIVGVGFSIVIAFLQYILDFQGIVKIEKLSGLGQFLLFGFLAGFGALLGDLIESFFKRQLGIKAGRPFVPFDQIDYIIGFLFFTSIVVEWGWKEIVFAILCGLFLNPIVNFLAYIFKVKKTYW, from the coding sequence ATGGCTTACTTGAATATTTTTTATCTGCTTTTTCCGGTTTTTGCAGCCAATATGGCGCCGCAAATAGCCAGCCGTTTGGGAATATTGAAATCATTTGATCGGCCAGTTGATTTCGGGAAAAGTGTTTTTGGGAAGAGAATTTTTGGGGAAAATAAAACTTTGCGTGGATTTATTGTCGGCGTTGGTTTTTCAATAGTTATAGCTTTTTTGCAATATATTTTGGATTTTCAGGGAATTGTTAAAATAGAAAAATTGTCTGGATTAGGGCAGTTTCTGCTATTTGGATTTTTAGCGGGTTTTGGAGCGCTGCTTGGAGATTTAATTGAAAGTTTTTTCAAGAGACAGCTTGGCATTAAAGCAGGAAGACCATTTGTTCCTTTCGATCAAATTGATTATATAATCGGATTTTTGTTTTTTACCAGCATTGTAGTCGAATGGGGGTGGAAGGAAATTGTTTTTGCCATTCTTTGCGGATTGTTTTTGAATCCGATAGTTAATTTTTTAGCTTATATATTTAAGGTAAAAAAAACATATTGGTAG
- the pgsA gene encoding CDP-diacylglycerol--glycerol-3-phosphate 3-phosphatidyltransferase, which produces MISKKQIPNVITIGRGAMALAIAGLFMSNLENRFLIIFILFLLASISDWLDGYLSRKWKVVSDFGKVFDPIFDKILTLIFYFFLFSVAGMPKLIFLLLFLREIFIDGLKNYMLAKGIVTPAIKSAKFKTFFQIAMIFFALLFLIYPRFYWFQYLAYILGIIAVFLAYYSGWIYIKKWANQRND; this is translated from the coding sequence ATGATTAGTAAAAAACAAATTCCAAATGTAATCACTATCGGTCGCGGAGCTATGGCTTTAGCTATAGCCGGTTTGTTCATGTCCAATTTAGAAAATCGTTTTTTGATAATTTTCATTCTTTTTTTGCTGGCTTCAATTAGCGACTGGCTGGATGGATATTTATCCAGAAAATGGAAAGTTGTTTCCGATTTTGGAAAAGTATTCGATCCTATTTTTGACAAGATTTTGACGTTGATTTTTTATTTTTTCCTTTTTAGTGTTGCCGGAATGCCGAAATTAATCTTCCTTCTTTTGTTTTTGAGGGAAATATTTATTGACGGGCTGAAAAATTATATGCTGGCAAAGGGAATTGTTACCCCGGCTATTAAAAGCGCAAAATTCAAAACATTTTTTCAGATTGCAATGATATTTTTTGCTTTGCTTTTTCTGATTTATCCTAGGTTTTATTGGTTTCAATATCTGGCATATATTCTTGGAATTATTGCGGTATTTTTAGCGTATTATAGCGGATGGATATATATAAAAAAATGGGCAAATCAACGAAATGACTAA
- a CDS encoding phosphatidylglycerophosphatase A: protein MTKEFKRIFLSLGGIGFSKYAPGTLGSVVSAIFLFLLKYSIQSLCVRIFAALAVFIFIYILSIKYVESYKANGKVDHSWIITDEFLGMMIAGIPFLMENNSAGWNLIIGFALFRFFDVLKFWPICVLDKINTPRYVIFDDILAGVFAAIFTGLIRIT, encoded by the coding sequence ATGACTAAAGAATTTAAGCGTATTTTTTTGTCGCTGGGAGGAATAGGTTTTTCAAAATACGCCCCAGGAACTCTTGGCAGTGTTGTCTCGGCTATTTTTCTGTTTTTATTGAAATATAGCATCCAAAGTCTCTGCGTTAGGATTTTTGCGGCGCTGGCGGTGTTTATTTTCATTTATATTTTATCAATCAAATATGTCGAAAGCTATAAGGCAAATGGAAAAGTCGATCATTCCTGGATTATCACAGATGAATTTTTGGGAATGATGATCGCCGGAATTCCGTTTTTAATGGAAAATAATTCTGCTGGATGGAATTTAATCATTGGTTTTGCGCTTTTCAGGTTTTTTGATGTCTTGAAGTTTTGGCCGATATGCGTGCTCGATAAAATTAATACCCCGCGATATGTCATATTTGACGATATTCTAGCTGGAGTTTTCGCCGCCATTTTTACCGGTTTAATCCGGATTACATAA
- a CDS encoding thiamine pyrophosphate-dependent enzyme, whose amino-acid sequence MNKELTKKLAPGHTTCAGCGIPAIVRTVLGATEDPIVVSNATGCLEVTTTIYPYTAWKVPYIHSAFENASATISGVEAAQKALYKAKKLKRKAKLVVFGGDGGTYDIGLQSLSGALERGHDFLYVCYDNEGYMNTGGQRSGGTPYGANTETQPAGLESFGKTVQRKDLMEIVKAHNIKYLAQANVAYPQDLAMKAKKALETKGPSFLLVLQPCTNLWKFPTSQYVRMGKLATETNFWPLYEIEDGNYVINYVNKKPKPIEEFLKGQGRFKHLFEAKNKKVIKEIQKTTDANWKKLVKNTKSNI is encoded by the coding sequence ATGAATAAAGAGCTGACCAAAAAATTAGCGCCGGGGCATACCACTTGCGCGGGATGCGGAATTCCGGCGATTGTTCGAACTGTGCTTGGCGCGACGGAAGATCCAATTGTGGTTTCTAATGCGACAGGTTGCCTAGAGGTAACAACAACAATTTATCCCTACACAGCTTGGAAAGTGCCTTACATCCACAGTGCTTTTGAAAATGCCTCGGCAACCATTTCGGGCGTAGAAGCGGCTCAAAAAGCTTTATATAAAGCAAAGAAATTAAAGAGAAAAGCTAAACTCGTTGTTTTTGGAGGGGACGGCGGAACTTATGATATAGGCCTCCAGTCGCTCTCAGGAGCGCTGGAACGCGGTCATGACTTCTTGTATGTCTGTTATGATAATGAAGGGTATATGAATACCGGAGGGCAAAGATCGGGCGGAACGCCGTATGGAGCCAACACAGAGACGCAGCCGGCCGGACTTGAATCTTTTGGAAAAACGGTGCAGCGCAAAGATTTGATGGAAATTGTGAAAGCGCATAATATTAAATATCTGGCACAGGCGAATGTGGCGTATCCTCAAGATTTAGCGATGAAAGCCAAAAAAGCTTTAGAAACCAAAGGGCCGTCATTTTTGTTGGTGCTTCAGCCTTGCACCAATCTTTGGAAATTTCCCACTTCGCAATATGTCCGAATGGGAAAGCTAGCCACGGAAACCAATTTCTGGCCGCTTTATGAAATCGAAGACGGAAATTACGTAATTAATTACGTAAATAAAAAACCCAAGCCAATTGAGGAATTTCTGAAAGGGCAGGGGAGATTCAAACATCTTTTTGAAGCAAAAAATAAGAAAGTAATCAAAGAAATTCAAAAAACGACGGATGCGAATTGGAAGAAATTAGTTAAAAATACCAAGTCAAATATTTGA
- a CDS encoding ZIP family metal transporter → MTVWLYTILSVVIVSLISLIGIFTIPFSREKLNKVLIYFVSFSAGTLLGDAFIHLIPEAYKNAGIYLGVSLYVLSGIVAFFVLEKFVHWRHCHKVPSEKHPHPFSYVILTGDTVHNFIDGMIIGASYLVSIPVGIATTLAVVFHEIPQEVGDFGSLVYGGFSRKKALLLNFITALAAVLGAIAVLILGENESLVNFLVPFAAGGFIYIALSDLIPELHKHTKARESFWQLTNFILGIGLMVALLLLFK, encoded by the coding sequence ATGACCGTTTGGCTTTATACAATATTAAGCGTTGTGATTGTCAGTCTGATTTCACTGATTGGGATTTTTACTATTCCTTTCAGCCGGGAAAAATTGAATAAAGTGCTGATATATTTCGTCAGTTTTTCCGCCGGAACGCTGTTAGGCGATGCTTTTATCCATCTGATTCCGGAAGCGTATAAAAATGCGGGAATATATTTAGGCGTTTCTTTGTATGTACTGTCAGGAATTGTTGCCTTTTTTGTTTTGGAAAAATTTGTGCATTGGCGCCATTGCCACAAAGTTCCTTCCGAAAAACATCCCCACCCGTTTTCTTATGTAATTCTGACCGGAGATACCGTGCATAATTTTATTGACGGAATGATCATTGGGGCTAGCTATTTGGTCAGCATTCCAGTGGGAATTGCGACAACTCTCGCTGTAGTTTTTCATGAAATTCCACAGGAAGTGGGAGATTTTGGTTCGCTGGTTTACGGAGGATTTTCCAGAAAGAAAGCTTTGCTTCTCAATTTCATAACCGCCTTGGCAGCGGTTCTCGGAGCGATAGCAGTTTTAATCCTAGGAGAAAATGAGAGTTTGGTTAATTTTTTGGTTCCGTTTGCGGCCGGGGGTTTTATCTATATCGCTCTCTCCGATCTTATTCCCGAACTTCACAAACACACAAAAGCAAGGGAATCATTTTGGCAGCTCACAAATTTTATTTTAGGAATTGGACTGATGGTCGCATTGCTGTTATTATTTAAATAA
- the prfB gene encoding peptide chain release factor 2 (programmed frameshift), with the protein MKELQEKLNLISAKIPSLRDYLDVPEKKQKILELEDQSAEPGFWNDSQKAGEIMKETELLKKEVEKIERVEKEALELDELLKISETEKDQKDLEKKINDLEKEINELEFRTLMKGDYAKNDAILSIHSGAGGVDAQDWAEMLLRMYLRFAEKNNFRAKVLDESRGGEAGIKNATLEIQGDYAYGYLKSEAGVHRMVRLSPFNSDHLRETSFALVEILPIIADLEEVKIDPKDLRVDTYRSSGAGGQHVNTTDSAIRVTHIPTGIVVTCQNERSQLQNKEQAMKILKAKLHQKYLEEKEKEERKLRGEFHSAEWGNQIRSYVLHPYKMVKDHRTKFETSDPEKVLDGEISEFIEAYLRFSAGK; encoded by the exons ATGAAAGAGCTTCAGGAAAAACTTAACCTAATTTCCGCTAAAATCCCGAGTCTTCGGGACTATCTT GACGTACCAGAGAAAAAACAGAAAATATTAGAATTAGAGGACCAAAGTGCGGAGCCTGGTTTTTGGAATGATTCCCAAAAAGCCGGAGAAATAATGAAAGAAACGGAACTTCTCAAGAAAGAAGTAGAAAAAATTGAAAGAGTTGAAAAAGAAGCATTGGAACTGGATGAACTGCTGAAAATATCAGAAACTGAAAAAGATCAGAAAGACTTAGAAAAAAAAATAAATGATTTGGAAAAAGAAATAAACGAATTGGAATTTCGAACTCTCATGAAGGGCGATTATGCCAAAAATGACGCCATACTTTCTATTCATAGCGGAGCTGGAGGAGTGGATGCCCAAGATTGGGCTGAGATGCTTCTTCGGATGTATCTCCGCTTTGCGGAAAAAAATAATTTTAGGGCAAAAGTATTGGATGAATCGAGAGGAGGAGAAGCGGGAATTAAGAATGCAACTTTAGAAATTCAAGGCGATTATGCTTACGGGTATCTGAAAAGTGAAGCAGGAGTGCATCGAATGGTGCGTCTTTCGCCTTTCAACTCCGATCACCTCCGGGAAACCTCGTTCGCCTTGGTGGAAATTTTGCCGATTATTGCCGATTTGGAAGAGGTAAAAATTGACCCGAAAGATTTACGAGTTGACACCTATCGCTCATCAGGAGCGGGAGGACAACATGTCAACACGACCGATAGCGCGATTAGAGTTACTCATATTCCGACCGGAATCGTGGTAACTTGCCAGAATGAAAGATCTCAGCTTCAGAATAAAGAGCAGGCGATGAAAATACTCAAAGCCAAGCTCCATCAGAAATATTTGGAGGAAAAAGAAAAGGAAGAAAGAAAACTACGGGGAGAATTTCATAGCGCCGAGTGGGGGAATCAGATCCGATCCTATGTCTTGCATCCGTATAAAATGGTCAAAGATCACCGGACAAAATTTGAAACCAGCGATCCGGAGAAGGTTCTGGATGGCGAAATCAGTGAATTCATTGAAGCATATTTGCGCTTTAGCGCGGGAAAATAA